CTGGCGGGTGGTCGAACCATCCGTGCGCTGGCTGTCTTCTTTCAAATCCCGTGGCGGCGGCAGCAGGGCGTCCAGAATGCGCTCTTCCGCGGCATCCATTGCCTGGTATTCGTGCCGCTTCATTTCCTTTTCTCGCAGCATCTTGATGGCCATATCCGCCAGATCACGAATAATGGATTCCACGTCGCGGCCGACATAGCCCACCTCGGTGAACTTGGTGGCTTCCACTTTCAGAAACGGCGCGTCGGCCAGTTTGGCCAGCCGCCGGGCAATTTCGGTTTTACCAACACCAGTGGGGCCGATCATCAGGATATTTTTGGGGGTGATCTCGTCCCGCAGATCGGAATCCAGCTGCATCCGGCGCCAGCGGTTTCTAAGGGCGATGGCGACCGAGCGTTTTGCCTCTTCCTGGCCGACGATGTGTTTGTTGAGCTCGTGAACAATTTCACGGGGGGTCATAGCAGACATGGGGGCTCCGGTTATTCGTTGGCAGAGAGCGATTCGAGGGTGCGGTTGTGGTTTGTATAGATACAAATGTCAGCCGCGATATCCAGGCCTTTCTCCACAATCTCCGTGGCGCCCAGCTCGGTATTTTCCAGCAGCGCCCTGGCCGAGGCTTGCGCAAAGGGGCCGCCAGAACCGATGGCGATCAGACCCTGCTCGGGCTCGATCACGTCACCGTTACCGGTAATGATCAATGAGGCCGTCTTGTCGGCGACGGCCAGCAGGGCTTCGAGTCGTCGCAATGCCCGGTCGGTCCGCCATTCCTTGGCCAGTTCAACGGCGGCTCTGGTCAGGTTGCCCTGATGCTTCTCCAGCTGCGCTTCGAAGCGTTCGAACAATGTGAAGGCGTCAGCAGTGCCGCCAGCAAACCCGGCCAGCACCTGGCCGTTATAGAGACGGCGAACCTTGCGGGCGTTGCCTTTCATGACGGTATTGCCAAGGGATACCTGGCCGTCGCCGCCCATGGCGACGTCATCACCGCGTCGAACAGAAAGTATGGTAGTCATTCTGGCTCCACTTGCCTGATTTAGAACGTATCCTCAGGTAATGGAGGCAGGCTTCGGGTTTTCAAGGGTCCGGGGCAGGGCGGGCCGCTCACTCTGACTTGGGAGTGTCTTTGGGGATCTTTTTGACCAGGGGTTCGATGTTTATCGACACGAGCCTGTCAACCGCCGAATTCATCTGGCTGCGGGAGTCGAACGGCCCGACGTTGACCCGGTACCAGGTGCTGCCGCTTTCCAGGTCAATGCGGCTGACGTAGGCACGCAATCCCTGGAAAGCGATCTGTGCGCGCTGTCGTTCGGCGTCCGCCTGGGTTCTGAAGGAGCCGGTCTGGACCAGGTAGTCAAAGGTGGTCTGCGCCGGGCCGGGGGTGTATTCATTGACCTTGGGCGGGACCACTTCCGAATCCGGCAGCATGTCGTAGAACTTGAAGCCGGGCTTTTTCTCGGTCGGTGCCTTCGTTTTTGACTCTGTTTCTGTCTTTGCCTGATTTTCCTGCGCCGGCGCGCGAGCCTGGTCAGGTGCAGGCAGGGAATTCAGGTAGACGATAAACCCGATGAAGCCTCCCACTGTGGCCAGTGAGAGGATCCATTTCAGGGAAAGTCCGCCACGCTGGGATTTCGCTACCGACTGGCGCTTGGGACGGGCCTCACTCTTTCGCTCGGGTTTGCGGGCATAATCCTTGGCCATGGTTACATCTCTTCCGGCGCACTGACACCCAGCAGGTCAAGGCCGTTGGCGATAACCTGGCGTATGGCCAGATAGAGTGACAGTCTTGCGTCCCGCACCGCGGTATCTTCGATCAGTACTTTGTGGGCGTTGTAATAGGTGTGGAACTGGCCGGCCAGTTCACGCAGATAATGGGTCAGGTGATGAGGCTCGCGCTGCCTGGCCGAGTTTTCGATCAGTTCCGGGTAGCGGGCCAGCTGGTTGGCCAGATCTTTTTCCTCATCCAGGGTTAGCAGTGACAGGTCTCCGAGGCTTTCATTCCTGCCCCGTGTGGTGCCTTCTTGCTCAAGCTTGCGCAACACGCTGCAGATCCGGGCGTGAGCATACTGGATGTAGTAGACCGGGTTTTCGTTGGTCTGGGAGCGGGCCAGGTCAATATCGAACGTCAGTTGAGAATCCACCCGTCGGGCTGCCAGGAAGAACCGGGTGGCGTCGCGGCCTACTTCGTCGATCAGGTCCCGCACGGTGACGTAACTGCCCGCACGCTTGGAGATTTTTACTTCCTGTCCGGAGCGGGTCACCATCACCATCTGGTGCAGCACATAATCCGGCCAGCCCTCAGGGATTCCGGCCTTGAGTGCCTGCAGGCCGGCGCGCACACGAGTGACCGTTGAGTGGTGGTCCGCCCCCTGCTCGTTGATAACGGTGGTAAAGCCCCGTTGCCATTTGTCCAGATGGTAGGCCACGTCTGGCAGGAAGTAGGTGTAGCCTCCATCCTGTTTGCGCATGACCCGGTCCTTGTCGTCGCCGAACTCTGTGGTTTTCAGCCACAGGGCGCCATCCTGCTCATAGGTGTAGCCATTGGCCTGCAACTGCTTGACGGTGGCTTCAACCTTGCCTTCCTCGTATAGGGAGGATTCCAGGAAATACACATCGAACTGAACGCCAAATGCCTTGAGGTCCAGATCTTGCTCGCGCCGCAGGTAGGCCACGGCAAACTCCTGGATTGCGGCCTGATCTTCAGGGTCCGCTTTCGCGGTAACTTCACGGTCGTCGGCTTTTACCGTTTCGCCGGCAAGATAGGCCCTGGCGACATCGACAATGTAGTCGCCCCGATAGCCATCCGTCGGCCAGCTGGCGTCGTCCGGCGTCAGGCCTTTCACACGGGCCTGCACGGATAGCGCCAGATTGTTGATTTGCGCGCCGGCGTCGTTGTAGTAAAACTCGCGGGTGACGCTGTAGCCGTTGGCTTCCAGCAACCGGCTGAGGCAATCGCCGATAGCCGCACCGCGCCCGTGGCCCACGTGCAGCGGGCCGGTGGGATTGGCAGAGACGAACTCTACCTGCACTTTCTGGCCCTGACCGTTCTGGTTGCGTCCGTACTGGTCCGCCTGCTCCAGAATAGTATCGACCACCTCGAAGGCGCTGACAGTACTCATGAAAAAGTTGATAAAGCCCGGACCGGCGATCTCGACCTTGGCAACGGCTGCGCTTTCCGGAAGCCTTTCCACCAGTGCTTCTGCCAGCTTGCGCGGTGCGTAGCCTGCGGCTTTCGAGGCCACCAGTGCAATGTTGCAGGCGTAGTCGCCGTGGGCCTTGTCCTTGGTGTTACCGACCTGTGGCGTGAAGGTCTGGTCGGCGGGAAGAACACCTTCGGTTTGAAGCTTGGCCAGTGATGACTGAAGCAGCTCGGTTACGGTCTCTTTCATGCTGTCGGGTAACTCGGTTTGCAAGAGAATGGATCAGTGGCAGCCAGTATCGCCGCCCGCAAATGAAGCCGGGTATTATCGCGGAAACAGCCGCGGCAAGCAAAAGGTCTAGCCGGTTTCCTGGGGGTCTACATCGATCATCCATTTAAGGCCGCCAGGCAGTCTGGTTTCGTCCAGCACCTGGCAGATTCCGGTAAGCGTGCGGTTCAGGTGCTTACGTTGATCACACAAAAGCACCAGTTGCGCCCGGTGCCTGTCGGCTCGCCTGGCGATCAGTGCTGGCAGTGGTCCCCAGATCTCCAGTCTATCGCCTCTGGCGAGGGGTTTGATCCGGTCCAGAATCTTGAGGCTGTTTTCCATGGTGTCTGCCTCGGCGCGGAAAATGGCCATGGCTCTGAACGGGGGCAGGGCGCCGGTTTCCCGTTCCGCGAGCAGCTGGTCGGCAACCGGGAGGTAGTCGCCCTGCGCCAGGGACTGAAGTAGGGGATGATCGCTGTGACAGGTCTGAACCAGAACATCACCGGGATGTTCGCCTCGGCCGGCGCGTCCGCTAACCTGGATCAGGGTCTGGATCAGCTGTTCCGGTGCCCGGAAGTCGACGCTGAATAGCCCGCCGTCGGCGTTGATCACCACCACAAGGGTGACGCCAGGGAAGTCGTGGCCTTTTGCCAGCATCTGGGTGCCGACCAAAATGCAGGGGCTGCCGCTGTTGACCTGCTTGAGAATGCTCTGGATGCTGCCCTTGCGCTGGGTGCTGTCGCGATCGACACGTACGATGGGGGTTTCCGGGAACTGTTCGGCAAGGAAATCTTCCGCTCTTTCGGTGCCCTGGCCGACCGGCTTGAACGCGTCACTCTCACATTTCGGGCATATCTCCGTGGCGGCCACCTGATAATCGCAGTGGTGGCAGCGCATGGCGCGATCACGGCGGTGGTAAGTGAGGCGGGTATCGCAACGGGGGCATTCCACCATGTGACCGCAGTCGAAGCACATCATCACGGGGGCGAATCCCCGGCGGTTGACGTAAACCAGAACCTGCCGGCCGCTGTCCAGGGTGCGGCGGATGGCGTCGAGAGTTGGCCGGGACAGGCCCGCCTGAAGCGGACGACTGCGGATGTCCAGCAGTTTGATCGTCGGTGGTCTGGATTTTCCGGCACGTTCTTCCAGCTTTATCAGCGTGTATTTTCCCGTTTGGGCATTGTGAATGGATTCCAGCGATGGCGTCGCAGAGCCCAGGATGACCGGGCAATCATTGAGGTGGCCCCGGTAAACCGCTGTATCCCGCCCTGAATAGCGGAATCCCTCACCCTGCTTGAAAGAACTGTCGTGCTCCTCATCCACAATGATGGTGCGCAGTCGGGTAAAGGGCAGAAGCACCGCAGAACGGGTGCCAATCAGAATGACCGGGTCTCCGTTTCTCACTTTCAGCCAGGCATCGAGGCGCTGAGCGTCATTCAGAGCGGAATGCCACACGGCAACCCGTGCCCCGAAATAACGCTCAAAACGAGCCACCGTCTGGGGTGTCAGGTTGATCTCCGGAACAAGGACCAGAGCCTGGTCAGTCGGCGACAGATGCTGTTTCAGGTAGTCCAGGTATATTTCAGTCTTGCCGCTGCCGGTAATGCCGTACAGAAGTGATGTTGAAAAGCCGTCAGCGGGCTTTGGCAGTTGCGCGGCCGCTTGACTTTGGGCATCAGACAGGTGTGGTCCGTCTGTTGTCGGCTCGGAATCTAACTCAGCCTGGGGAGGATCGGCTTCGACAATCAGGTTCCTGTCACGCAAGGTACGGATTTGGGCGCTGGAGAAGCCCGCCTGAGTAATGCGTCGGGTTGCGGCACCCTCGGGATATTGCGCCAGCCATGCCAAAAGCGCTCTCTGTTTTGTGGCATTGGCCGCGAGATTGTCCGGGCTGCCGGTCGCCTTCCAGTAGGCCTCGGTGCGCGCTTTTGCCGGTTGGCCTCGCCGCAGGGCCGGGGGTAGGGCGGTGAACAGGCATTCACCAAGCGGATGCTGGTAGTAGTCAGACGCCCAGCTCAGCAGGCGAAAGGTTTCCTCTGGCAGAGCCTGCCAGTCCTCGCAGCATCCCTGGATGGCTTTAAGCGTGATGCCTTCGGGCGGCGGAGCATCAAGGGCGGCAACCAGCCCGGTGGCTGTGGTGCGGCCAAACGGAATGGTTACCCTCTGGCCGCAGGCCAGATCCATACCCTCCGGCACCCGGTAATCGAACAGCCGTCTGAGGGGACGGTTCAGGGCGATGCGCGCTGTACGGGCCACATTTGGCTCCAATGGAGAAAAGAGATCGATAACAATGCTTGACAGCGGTGATAAGGGCTTGCCTGCGGCTCTTTTTGTCAGTAAGATTCGCGGTCTGTTTTCGGCTGGGCATGATTGTGCCCCGTCTCGTCATTTGATTCAAACATGCGGTGCCTGACGCCAGGATCAATCCCGATCCCGCGATCTGGTAGCGGCATGACCGACCGAGGTTCGCCATGAAAGAAGGTATCCATCCCAAGTATGCAGAAATCACCGCGACATGTTCATGCGGTAATGTTCTGAAGACACGTTCAACATTTACCCAGGATCTGACCCTGGATGTGTGCTCGCAGTGTCACCCGTTCTACACCGGCAAGCAGAAGGTGATGGACACTGGTGGCCGTATCGACCGCTTCCAGAAGCGTTTCGGTGGCAGAATCGGTGGCAAGAAGGCCTGATTCCCGTAACCGGACCAGAAAAAGCGCCTGCGGGCGCTTTTTTTATGCCCGGACAAAAATCACTCGGAGCTGTCGAATAGGCGTATACGCAGTATGGCTTATTGACTGATCAGGAAATGCGCAGCGGGGCCTTGTCTGCGTTTGGTCTTCGCGCCATAATGGCGCGCTCTGCTGAGTTGGCTCAGCGGTCCTCCTTCAATAAACGTTATAAAACGGAACAGTGGCAATGTCTCAAGATCTGAAAGAAGCAGCCCTTGAATATCACGCCAAGCCGCGGCCTGGTAAGCTGAGTGTTGAAATCACCAAGCCCACCAAGACATCCCGCGACCTCTCTCTGGCGTACAGCCCCGGGGTTGCCGAGCCGGTCCGCGAGATCGCAAAAGACCCGGAAAATGCCTATAAATATACAGGCAAGGGCAATCTGGTAGCCGTTATTTCCGACGGAACCGCGATTCTCGGCCTTGGAAATCTCGGGCCATTGGCCAGCAAGCCGGTCATGGAAGGCAAGGGCGTACTGTTCAAGCGCTTCGCCGGCATTGATGTATTCGACATCGAAGTGAATTCCGAGAGCCCCCAGGCGTTCATTGAGACCGTTGAGCGTATTGCCGACACCTTCGGTGGGATTAACCTGGAAGACATCAAGGCGCCCGAGTGCTTTGAAATTGAGCGCGCCCTGATTGAAAAATGCAGCGTGCCGATTTTTCACGATGATCAGCATGGCACAGCTATTGTGACCGCCGCTGGCATGATCAACGCCCTTGAGCTTCAGGGCAAGAAGATTGAGGAAGCCAGGATCGTCTGTCTTGGTGCCGGTGCTGCCGCGATCGCCTGCATGAAGCTACTGGTCAGCTGTGGCGTCAGTTCTGAAAACATCTTTATGCTGGACCGGAAGGGTGTGATCCATTCAGGGCGTGATGATCTGAACCAGTACAAGGCAATGTTTGCCAATGACACCGATCGCCGAACTCTGGATGATGCGATCGACGGTGCCGACGTTTTTCTCGGCCTGTCCGGCCCGGATCTTCTCACCGCGGATCAACTGAAAAAGATGGCGCCGAATCCAATCGTGTTCGCCTGTTCCAACCCCGACCCAGAGATCAGCCCGGAAGTTGCCCTGGCAACCCGTGACGACCTGATCATGGCAACCGGTCGGTCGGACTACCCGAACCAGGTAAACAACGTACTGGGCTTTCCGTTCATCTTCCGTGGTGCCCTGGACGTTCGCGCAACCGCCATCAACGAAGAAATGAAGGTTGCGGCAGTGCATGCTATACGCGAACTGGCGAAAGAGCCTGTTCCTGCAGATATCTGCGAGGCCTACGGCGTATCCAGCTTCGAGTTCGGACGC
This genomic stretch from Marinobacter halotolerans harbors:
- the hslV gene encoding ATP-dependent protease subunit HslV, translated to MTTILSVRRGDDVAMGGDGQVSLGNTVMKGNARKVRRLYNGQVLAGFAGGTADAFTLFERFEAQLEKHQGNLTRAAVELAKEWRTDRALRRLEALLAVADKTASLIITGNGDVIEPEQGLIAIGSGGPFAQASARALLENTELGATEIVEKGLDIAADICIYTNHNRTLESLSANE
- a CDS encoding SPOR domain-containing protein — protein: MAKDYARKPERKSEARPKRQSVAKSQRGGLSLKWILSLATVGGFIGFIVYLNSLPAPDQARAPAQENQAKTETESKTKAPTEKKPGFKFYDMLPDSEVVPPKVNEYTPGPAQTTFDYLVQTGSFRTQADAERQRAQIAFQGLRAYVSRIDLESGSTWYRVNVGPFDSRSQMNSAVDRLVSINIEPLVKKIPKDTPKSE
- the argS gene encoding arginine--tRNA ligase, producing the protein MKETVTELLQSSLAKLQTEGVLPADQTFTPQVGNTKDKAHGDYACNIALVASKAAGYAPRKLAEALVERLPESAAVAKVEIAGPGFINFFMSTVSAFEVVDTILEQADQYGRNQNGQGQKVQVEFVSANPTGPLHVGHGRGAAIGDCLSRLLEANGYSVTREFYYNDAGAQINNLALSVQARVKGLTPDDASWPTDGYRGDYIVDVARAYLAGETVKADDREVTAKADPEDQAAIQEFAVAYLRREQDLDLKAFGVQFDVYFLESSLYEEGKVEATVKQLQANGYTYEQDGALWLKTTEFGDDKDRVMRKQDGGYTYFLPDVAYHLDKWQRGFTTVINEQGADHHSTVTRVRAGLQALKAGIPEGWPDYVLHQMVMVTRSGQEVKISKRAGSYVTVRDLIDEVGRDATRFFLAARRVDSQLTFDIDLARSQTNENPVYYIQYAHARICSVLRKLEQEGTTRGRNESLGDLSLLTLDEEKDLANQLARYPELIENSARQREPHHLTHYLRELAGQFHTYYNAHKVLIEDTAVRDARLSLYLAIRQVIANGLDLLGVSAPEEM
- a CDS encoding primosomal protein N', translating into MARTARIALNRPLRRLFDYRVPEGMDLACGQRVTIPFGRTTATGLVAALDAPPPEGITLKAIQGCCEDWQALPEETFRLLSWASDYYQHPLGECLFTALPPALRRGQPAKARTEAYWKATGSPDNLAANATKQRALLAWLAQYPEGAATRRITQAGFSSAQIRTLRDRNLIVEADPPQAELDSEPTTDGPHLSDAQSQAAAQLPKPADGFSTSLLYGITGSGKTEIYLDYLKQHLSPTDQALVLVPEINLTPQTVARFERYFGARVAVWHSALNDAQRLDAWLKVRNGDPVILIGTRSAVLLPFTRLRTIIVDEEHDSSFKQGEGFRYSGRDTAVYRGHLNDCPVILGSATPSLESIHNAQTGKYTLIKLEERAGKSRPPTIKLLDIRSRPLQAGLSRPTLDAIRRTLDSGRQVLVYVNRRGFAPVMMCFDCGHMVECPRCDTRLTYHRRDRAMRCHHCDYQVAATEICPKCESDAFKPVGQGTERAEDFLAEQFPETPIVRVDRDSTQRKGSIQSILKQVNSGSPCILVGTQMLAKGHDFPGVTLVVVINADGGLFSVDFRAPEQLIQTLIQVSGRAGRGEHPGDVLVQTCHSDHPLLQSLAQGDYLPVADQLLAERETGALPPFRAMAIFRAEADTMENSLKILDRIKPLARGDRLEIWGPLPALIARRADRHRAQLVLLCDQRKHLNRTLTGICQVLDETRLPGGLKWMIDVDPQETG
- the rpmE gene encoding 50S ribosomal protein L31 yields the protein MKEGIHPKYAEITATCSCGNVLKTRSTFTQDLTLDVCSQCHPFYTGKQKVMDTGGRIDRFQKRFGGRIGGKKA
- a CDS encoding malic enzyme-like NAD(P)-binding protein, which translates into the protein MSQDLKEAALEYHAKPRPGKLSVEITKPTKTSRDLSLAYSPGVAEPVREIAKDPENAYKYTGKGNLVAVISDGTAILGLGNLGPLASKPVMEGKGVLFKRFAGIDVFDIEVNSESPQAFIETVERIADTFGGINLEDIKAPECFEIERALIEKCSVPIFHDDQHGTAIVTAAGMINALELQGKKIEEARIVCLGAGAAAIACMKLLVSCGVSSENIFMLDRKGVIHSGRDDLNQYKAMFANDTDRRTLDDAIDGADVFLGLSGPDLLTADQLKKMAPNPIVFACSNPDPEISPEVALATRDDLIMATGRSDYPNQVNNVLGFPFIFRGALDVRATAINEEMKVAAVHAIRELAKEPVPADICEAYGVSSFEFGREYIIPKPMDVRLLEVVPAAVARAAVDSGVARNPYPAHYPLKSMEDII